From Saccharothrix espanaensis DSM 44229, the proteins below share one genomic window:
- the thrS gene encoding threonine--tRNA ligase produces the protein MSQPRPAAALAPPRVVVPAGTTAGTAVREAGLPGKGPDAVVVVRDAEGHLRDLSWVPRVEVEVEAVAADTPEGRSVIRHSAAHVLAQAVQQQFPDAKLGIGPPVEDGFYYDFQVDKPFTPEDLQALEKRMKQIIKGAQRFDRRVVESVEAAKDELAAEPFKLELVDLKSDVDTAEVMEVGGGELTIYDNLDPRTGDRVWGDLCRGPHVPTTKHIPAFKLTRVAAAYWRGNENNPQLQRIYGTAWESPEALDAHLELLAEAERRDHRKLGVELDLFSFPDELGSGLAVFHPKGGIVRRELENYSRRRHEESDYEFVYTPHISKAGLFHTSGHLPHYADTMFPPIQFEGEDYYLKAMNCPMHNLVFRSRGRSYRELPLRLFEFGTVYRYEKSGVVHGLTRVRGLTMDDSHIYCTKEQMPGELRSLLKFVLDLLADYGLSDFYLELSTRDDSPKFIGEPAEWEEATETLRQAAIDSGLELVPDPGGAAYYGPKISVQAKDAIGRSWQMSTIQLDFNMPKRFQLEYTAPDGSRQQPIMIHRALFGSIERFFGVLTEHYAGAFPAWLAPVQVVGIPIADEHVEHLEQVAAALREHKVRVDVDASDDRMQKKIRNHTTQKVPFMLLAGGNDVESGAVSFRFRDGTQVNGVPVAKAVETIVGWVARRENASPTAELVQ, from the coding sequence GACGCCGTCGTGGTCGTGCGCGACGCCGAGGGCCACCTGCGCGACCTGTCGTGGGTGCCGCGGGTCGAGGTCGAGGTGGAGGCCGTCGCCGCCGACACCCCCGAGGGCCGCAGCGTCATCCGGCACTCCGCCGCCCACGTGCTCGCGCAGGCCGTGCAGCAGCAGTTCCCGGACGCCAAGCTGGGCATCGGCCCGCCGGTCGAGGACGGGTTCTACTACGACTTCCAGGTCGACAAGCCGTTCACGCCCGAGGACCTCCAGGCGCTGGAGAAGCGCATGAAGCAGATCATCAAGGGCGCGCAGCGGTTCGACCGGCGCGTGGTCGAGTCGGTCGAGGCCGCCAAGGACGAGCTGGCCGCCGAGCCGTTCAAGCTCGAACTGGTCGACCTCAAGTCCGACGTCGACACCGCCGAGGTGATGGAGGTCGGCGGCGGCGAGCTGACGATCTACGACAACCTCGACCCGCGCACCGGCGACCGCGTCTGGGGCGACCTGTGCCGCGGCCCGCACGTGCCGACGACCAAGCACATCCCGGCGTTCAAGCTGACCAGGGTGGCCGCCGCCTACTGGCGCGGCAACGAGAACAACCCGCAGCTCCAGCGGATCTACGGCACGGCGTGGGAGTCCCCGGAGGCGCTCGACGCCCACCTGGAGCTGCTCGCCGAGGCCGAGCGCCGCGACCACCGCAAGCTCGGCGTCGAGCTGGACCTGTTCAGCTTCCCGGACGAGCTGGGCTCGGGCCTGGCGGTGTTCCACCCCAAGGGCGGCATCGTCCGGCGCGAGCTGGAGAACTACTCGCGCCGCCGGCACGAGGAGTCGGACTACGAGTTCGTCTACACGCCGCACATCAGCAAGGCCGGCCTGTTCCACACCTCGGGCCACCTGCCGCACTACGCCGACACCATGTTCCCGCCCATCCAGTTCGAGGGCGAGGACTACTACCTCAAGGCCATGAACTGCCCGATGCACAACCTGGTCTTCAGGTCGCGCGGGCGGTCCTACCGCGAGCTGCCGCTGCGGCTGTTCGAGTTCGGCACGGTCTACCGGTACGAGAAGTCCGGCGTGGTGCACGGCCTGACCCGGGTGCGCGGCCTGACGATGGACGACTCGCACATCTACTGCACCAAGGAGCAGATGCCCGGCGAGCTCCGGTCGCTGCTCAAGTTCGTGCTGGACCTGCTCGCCGACTACGGCCTGAGCGACTTCTACCTGGAGCTGTCCACCAGGGACGACTCGCCCAAGTTCATCGGCGAGCCGGCGGAGTGGGAAGAGGCCACCGAGACGCTGCGGCAGGCCGCGATCGACTCCGGGCTCGAACTGGTGCCCGACCCGGGCGGCGCGGCCTACTACGGGCCGAAGATCTCGGTGCAGGCCAAGGACGCGATCGGCCGGTCCTGGCAGATGTCGACCATCCAGCTCGACTTCAACATGCCCAAGCGGTTCCAGCTGGAGTACACCGCGCCCGACGGGTCGCGGCAGCAGCCGATCATGATCCACCGGGCGCTGTTCGGCTCGATCGAGCGGTTCTTCGGCGTGCTGACCGAGCACTACGCGGGCGCGTTCCCGGCGTGGCTGGCCCCGGTGCAGGTGGTCGGCATCCCGATCGCCGACGAGCACGTCGAGCACCTGGAGCAGGTCGCGGCGGCGCTGCGCGAGCACAAGGTCCGGGTGGACGTGGACGCCTCCGACGACCGGATGCAGAAGAAGATCCGCAACCACACCACGCAGAAGGTGCCGTTCATGCTGCTCGCGGGCGGCAACGACGTGGAGTCCGGCGCGGTGTCGTTCCGGTTCCGCGACGGCACCCAGGTCAACGGCGTGCCGGTGGCCAAGGCGGTCGAGACGATCGTCGGCTGGGTCGCCCGCCGCGAGAACGCCTCGCCCACGGCGGAACTCGTCCAGTGA
- a CDS encoding HIT family protein: MTTEYEEQDGVGVHDALQRLWTPHRLSYVRGEGKADGDEPAGCPFCRVIGLDDPDGLLLARGERVFAVLNLYPYNPGHLMVLPYRHVPDYTDLDPAEVAEFAEFTQRAMRVIRAVAQPHGFNIGMNQGVVAGAGIAAHLHQHVVPRWGGDANFMPVVGHTKVIPQLLRETRQLLSEAWPAH, from the coding sequence GTGACGACCGAGTACGAGGAGCAGGACGGGGTCGGGGTCCACGACGCGTTGCAGCGGCTGTGGACCCCGCACCGCCTCTCGTACGTGCGCGGCGAGGGCAAGGCCGACGGCGACGAGCCCGCGGGCTGCCCGTTCTGCCGGGTGATCGGCCTCGACGACCCGGACGGCCTGCTGCTGGCCCGCGGCGAGCGGGTGTTCGCCGTGCTCAACCTGTACCCGTACAACCCGGGCCACCTGATGGTGCTGCCCTACCGGCACGTCCCGGACTACACCGACCTCGACCCGGCCGAGGTGGCGGAGTTCGCCGAGTTCACCCAGCGGGCGATGCGGGTGATCCGGGCGGTCGCCCAGCCGCACGGCTTCAACATCGGGATGAACCAGGGCGTCGTCGCCGGTGCCGGCATCGCCGCCCACCTGCACCAGCACGTGGTGCCGCGGTGGGGCGGCGACGCCAACTTCATGCCGGTCGTCGGCCACACGAAGGTCATCCCCCAATTGCTGCGCGAGACCCGGCAGCTGCTGTCCGAAGCCTGGCCCGCGCACTAG
- a CDS encoding helix-turn-helix domain-containing protein, with protein MTAPERSRLARERLSRELRRLRTEAKMTGTATARATGMSQSKLSKIENGMLLPSVTDVERLVAELSATRETRVELVELARQLHAEAETRRVVLHRGAHRHQQTVARIEARATTSRFFQNAGVPALLQSENYLRVVLNATPAHEQDTAIATLRSRRARMDDLGKRFVFLLAEGALRWRLGSADLMCEQIDHLVQTMRRPNVQLGVVPWTADANLVALHGFQVYDERVVTLSVLTGNATITDPHDVREYLTLFGRLERLAMRGEQLEDLLEGISRDHRKLG; from the coding sequence ATGACCGCACCTGAGCGTTCGCGGCTGGCCCGAGAACGGCTCTCGCGCGAGTTACGCAGGCTGCGCACGGAAGCCAAGATGACCGGCACGGCCACCGCGCGGGCTACCGGGATGAGCCAGTCGAAGCTGTCGAAGATCGAGAACGGCATGCTCCTCCCGTCCGTGACCGACGTGGAGCGCCTGGTGGCCGAGCTGTCGGCGACCAGGGAGACCAGGGTCGAGCTGGTGGAGTTGGCGCGCCAGCTGCACGCCGAGGCGGAGACCCGCCGGGTGGTGCTGCACCGGGGTGCCCACCGGCACCAGCAGACCGTGGCCCGAATAGAGGCCAGGGCGACCACGAGTCGCTTTTTCCAGAACGCCGGGGTTCCGGCGTTGTTGCAGAGCGAGAACTACCTGCGGGTCGTGCTGAATGCGACTCCTGCTCATGAACAGGACACGGCTATCGCGACCTTGCGGAGTCGTCGGGCGCGGATGGACGATCTCGGCAAGAGGTTCGTTTTCCTGCTCGCCGAGGGTGCTTTGCGGTGGCGGTTGGGGTCGGCGGACCTGATGTGCGAGCAGATCGACCACCTGGTGCAGACGATGCGCCGGCCGAACGTCCAGCTGGGTGTCGTGCCGTGGACGGCGGACGCGAACCTGGTGGCGTTGCACGGGTTCCAGGTCTACGACGAGCGGGTGGTGACGTTGAGCGTGCTGACCGGCAACGCGACCATCACCGACCCGCACGACGTGCGCGAGTACCTGACCCTGTTCGGCCGGCTGGAGCGGCTGGCGATGCGCGGCGAACAGCTGGAGGACCTGCTGGAGGGGATCTCCAGGGACCACCGCAAGCTCGGCTGA
- the pgsA gene encoding phosphatidylinositol phosphate synthase, which translates to MLNIFARASVSRVTDPIGAWLLRRGLTPNTVTVLGTVCSVAASLWFIPRGQLFTGAAVVTAFLLFDLIDGAMARAQGGGTAYGAVLDASCDRIADGALFAAIAWWCFGADEHGLAAATLVSLVGALVTSYVKARAEASGLSADGGVAERADRFVVALIGVGLHGLGVPYVLPVALYLLAALVVITVAQRLLAVRRSAKELAT; encoded by the coding sequence ATGCTGAACATCTTCGCCCGCGCGTCGGTCTCGCGCGTCACCGATCCGATCGGGGCGTGGCTGCTGCGACGCGGCCTCACCCCGAACACCGTCACGGTGCTCGGCACCGTCTGCTCCGTCGCGGCGTCGCTCTGGTTCATCCCGCGCGGGCAGCTGTTCACCGGGGCCGCCGTGGTCACCGCGTTCCTGCTGTTCGACCTGATCGACGGCGCGATGGCCCGCGCGCAGGGTGGCGGCACCGCGTACGGCGCGGTGCTCGACGCCAGTTGTGACCGGATCGCCGACGGCGCGCTGTTCGCGGCGATCGCCTGGTGGTGCTTCGGCGCGGACGAGCACGGGCTGGCCGCGGCCACCCTGGTGTCACTGGTCGGCGCGCTGGTCACCTCGTACGTGAAGGCGCGGGCGGAGGCGTCCGGGCTGTCCGCCGACGGGGGCGTGGCCGAACGGGCGGACCGCTTCGTCGTCGCGCTGATCGGCGTCGGGCTGCACGGCCTCGGCGTGCCCTACGTCCTGCCCGTCGCGCTGTACCTGCTCGCCGCACTGGTCGTGATCACCGTGGCCCAGCGCCTGCTGGCCGTGCGGCGGTCCGCTAAGGAGTTGGCCACATGA